One Manihot esculenta cultivar AM560-2 chromosome 6, M.esculenta_v8, whole genome shotgun sequence DNA segment encodes these proteins:
- the LOC110616962 gene encoding DNA-directed primase/polymerase protein isoform X2 → MSLNAMDDVDRLFECFKCGISPPQSAIRIKKRCKTKLKQANGIQEVSPASGTPSPGSTAQPKKKNATNAQLSGEKFGSTTVKANNFGHGRQISPIVFYGSPHGVPPKRPISLLRLLHEIRIDLAEQQNSNLGKEVWATFPRQNEAMNFAKEHGNMRVFSYQDHYKGQRRFLVSTYQEFWRRYKSMDSKFRHHYEVIQEGLPCHLYFDLEFSKKENVERHGDEMVDLLISVVLEALFEKYTIQGNLEWIVELDSSTAEKFSRHLIIRIPKAAFKDNSHAGAFVSEICSRISSERERDEGYGKLFVRKDLTSESPSQLFVDTAVYSRNRVFRLALSSKAGKNAVLLPTRRFKCKDMCEEDMFMASLICNMDADCEKLLVCKMDLDCVKTLHFDTETTYYSRRFNTSQVNDAWTTYTIGKSPFPSLDNFVESIASVGSVSGKIRSWYWFSEYGLMVYSMSRNRYCERIGRQHKSNHVIYVIDLRRAAYYQKCHDPDCQGYRSPLRPIPINLIPDPSVFYDSAQVDHMGLSNDNLEHQSVKSDCGGVLLYNDDHDTDNFAKDSWWIEALEVADDIESKQKKMELSTMVSCSKAHISSLAADYLSSLSFLMPRAAI, encoded by the exons ATGTCATTGAACGCCATGGACGACGTGGATCGATTGTTTGAATGTTTCAAGTGTGGCATCTCTCCTCCTC AATCTGCCATAAGAATCAAAAAGAGATGCAAGACCAAATTGAAGCAAGCGAATGGAATACAGGAAGTATCACCAGCTTCTGGCACTCCATCACCGGGATCAACCGCGCAACCAAAGAAGAAGAATGCAACGAATGCACAACTCTCTGGGGAGAAA TTTGGTTCAACAACAGTAAAAGCAAACAACTTTGGCCATGGGAGGCAGATTTCTCCCATTGTGTTTTATGGCTCTCCACATGGTGTGCCTCCAAAAAGACCAATCAGTTTGTTGCGACTGCTGCATGAAATACGTATTGATCTTGCAGAACAACAAAATTCAAACTTGGG GAAGGAAGTATGGGCTACATTTCCAAGGCAGAATGAAGCAATGAACTTTGCAAAAGAGCATGGGAATATGCGTGTCTTTAGTTATCAAGATCACTATAAGGGACAAAGGAGGTTCCTTGTTTCAACATACCAGGAGTTCTGGAGGAG GTACAAAAGCATGGATTCCAAATTTCGCCACCATTATGAAGTGATTCAGGAG GGTTTACCATGCCACCTGTATTTTGATTTGGAGTtcagtaaaaaagaaaatgtagAAAGACATGGAGATGAAATGGTTGATCTCTTGATATCAGTCGTTCTAGAAGCATTATTTGAAAAGTATACCATTCAAGGAAACCTTGAGTGGATAGTGGAGCTCGATTCCTCCACTGCAG AAAAGTTCTCACGCCACTTGATCATCCGCATACCAAAGGCTGCTTTTAAGGACAACTCTCATGCTGGTGCATTTGTTTCAGAG ATATGCTCTCGGATCTCAAGTGAAAGGGAGAGAGATGAAGGATATGGAAAACTATTTGTAAGAAAAGATTTAACTTCTGAATCTCCAAGCCAACTTTTTGTAGACACTGCCGTCTATTCTAGAAATCGTGTCTTTCGTTTAGCTTTGTCATCCAAGGCAGGGAAGAATGCAGTTCTACTACCAACTAGGCGCTTCAAATGTAAGGACATG TGTGAAGAAGACATGTTCATGGCCTCCTTGATCTGCAATATGGATGCTGATTGTGAGAAGCTTTTAGTCTGCAAAATGGACTTGGATTGTGTGAAGACCTTGCATTTTGATACAGAG ACTACTTATTATTCTAGAAGGTTCAATACCTCTCAAGTAAATGATGCATGGACTACTTATACAATCGGAAAGTCGCCATTCCCATCTTTGGACAATTTTGTAGAATCTATTGCCTCTGTCGGAAGTGTATCAG GGAAAATCCGAAGCTGGTATTGGTTTTCAGAGTATGGATTGATGGTCTATAGCATGTCAAGGAATAGATACTGTGAACGAATTGGAAGACAGCATAAAAGCAATCATG TTATATATGTTATTGACCTGAGAAGGGCAGCTTATTATCAGAAATGTCATGATCCAGATTGCCAAG GTTACCGATCTCCTTTACGGCCAATCCCTATAAATTTGATCCCTGATCCTTCGGTTTTCTACGATTCAGCACAAGTGGATCATATGGGATTATCAAATGATAACCTTGAGCATCAATCTGTTAAAAGTGATTGTGGAGGTGTTCTGCTTTACAATGATGACCATGATACTGACAACTTTGCTAAGGATTCTTGGTGGATAGAAGCTTTGGAAGTTGCTGATGATATTGAAAGCAAACAGAAAAAGATGGAGCTTAGCACCATGGTTAGTTGCTCTAAAGCACATATTAGTTCTCTAGCAGCCGACTATCTTTCCTCATTGTCATTTCTAATGCCAAGAGCGGCTATATAA
- the LOC110616962 gene encoding DNA-directed primase/polymerase protein isoform X6, whose protein sequence is MSLNAMDDVDRLFECFKCGISPPQSAIRIKKRCKTKLKQANGIQEVSPASGTPSPGSTAQPKKKNATNAQLSGEKFGSTTVKANNFGHGRQISPIVFYGSPHGVPPKRPISLLRLLHEIRIDLAEQQNSNLGKEVWATFPRQNEAMNFAKEHGNMRVFSYQDHYKGQRRFLVSTYQEFWRRYKSMDSKFRHHYEVIQEGLPCHLYFDLEFSKKENVERHGDEMVDLLISVVLEALFEKYTIQGNLEWIVELDSSTAEKFSRHLIIRIPKAAFKDNSHAGAFVSEICSRISSERERDEGYGKLFVRKDLTSESPSQLFVDTAVYSRNRVFRLALSSKAGKNAVLLPTRRFKCKDMVMTTYYSRRFNTSQVNDAWTTYTIGKSPFPSLDNFVESIASVGSVSGKIRSWYWFSEYGLMVYSMSRNRYCERIGRQHKSNHVIYVIDLRRAAYYQKCHDPDCQGYRSPLRPIPINLIPDPSVFYDSAQVDHMGLSNDNLEHQSVKSDCGGVLLYNDDHDTDNFAKDSWWIEALEVADDIESKQKKMELSTMVSCSKAHISSLAADYLSSLSFLMPRAAI, encoded by the exons ATGTCATTGAACGCCATGGACGACGTGGATCGATTGTTTGAATGTTTCAAGTGTGGCATCTCTCCTCCTC AATCTGCCATAAGAATCAAAAAGAGATGCAAGACCAAATTGAAGCAAGCGAATGGAATACAGGAAGTATCACCAGCTTCTGGCACTCCATCACCGGGATCAACCGCGCAACCAAAGAAGAAGAATGCAACGAATGCACAACTCTCTGGGGAGAAA TTTGGTTCAACAACAGTAAAAGCAAACAACTTTGGCCATGGGAGGCAGATTTCTCCCATTGTGTTTTATGGCTCTCCACATGGTGTGCCTCCAAAAAGACCAATCAGTTTGTTGCGACTGCTGCATGAAATACGTATTGATCTTGCAGAACAACAAAATTCAAACTTGGG GAAGGAAGTATGGGCTACATTTCCAAGGCAGAATGAAGCAATGAACTTTGCAAAAGAGCATGGGAATATGCGTGTCTTTAGTTATCAAGATCACTATAAGGGACAAAGGAGGTTCCTTGTTTCAACATACCAGGAGTTCTGGAGGAG GTACAAAAGCATGGATTCCAAATTTCGCCACCATTATGAAGTGATTCAGGAG GGTTTACCATGCCACCTGTATTTTGATTTGGAGTtcagtaaaaaagaaaatgtagAAAGACATGGAGATGAAATGGTTGATCTCTTGATATCAGTCGTTCTAGAAGCATTATTTGAAAAGTATACCATTCAAGGAAACCTTGAGTGGATAGTGGAGCTCGATTCCTCCACTGCAG AAAAGTTCTCACGCCACTTGATCATCCGCATACCAAAGGCTGCTTTTAAGGACAACTCTCATGCTGGTGCATTTGTTTCAGAG ATATGCTCTCGGATCTCAAGTGAAAGGGAGAGAGATGAAGGATATGGAAAACTATTTGTAAGAAAAGATTTAACTTCTGAATCTCCAAGCCAACTTTTTGTAGACACTGCCGTCTATTCTAGAAATCGTGTCTTTCGTTTAGCTTTGTCATCCAAGGCAGGGAAGAATGCAGTTCTACTACCAACTAGGCGCTTCAAATGTAAGGACATGGTAATG ACTACTTATTATTCTAGAAGGTTCAATACCTCTCAAGTAAATGATGCATGGACTACTTATACAATCGGAAAGTCGCCATTCCCATCTTTGGACAATTTTGTAGAATCTATTGCCTCTGTCGGAAGTGTATCAG GGAAAATCCGAAGCTGGTATTGGTTTTCAGAGTATGGATTGATGGTCTATAGCATGTCAAGGAATAGATACTGTGAACGAATTGGAAGACAGCATAAAAGCAATCATG TTATATATGTTATTGACCTGAGAAGGGCAGCTTATTATCAGAAATGTCATGATCCAGATTGCCAAG GTTACCGATCTCCTTTACGGCCAATCCCTATAAATTTGATCCCTGATCCTTCGGTTTTCTACGATTCAGCACAAGTGGATCATATGGGATTATCAAATGATAACCTTGAGCATCAATCTGTTAAAAGTGATTGTGGAGGTGTTCTGCTTTACAATGATGACCATGATACTGACAACTTTGCTAAGGATTCTTGGTGGATAGAAGCTTTGGAAGTTGCTGATGATATTGAAAGCAAACAGAAAAAGATGGAGCTTAGCACCATGGTTAGTTGCTCTAAAGCACATATTAGTTCTCTAGCAGCCGACTATCTTTCCTCATTGTCATTTCTAATGCCAAGAGCGGCTATATAA
- the LOC110616962 gene encoding DNA-directed primase/polymerase protein isoform X7, giving the protein MSLNAMDDVDRLFECFKCGISPPQSAIRIKKRCKTKLKQANGIQEVSPASGTPSPGSTAQPKKKNATNAQLSGEKFGSTTVKANNFGHGRQISPIVFYGSPHGVPPKRPISLLRLLHEIRIDLAEQQNSNLGKEVWATFPRQNEAMNFAKEHGNMRVFSYQDHYKGQRRFLVSTYQEFWRRYKSMDSKFRHHYEVIQEGLPCHLYFDLEFSKKENVERHGDEMVDLLISVVLEALFEKYTIQGNLEWIVELDSSTAEKFSRHLIIRIPKAAFKDNSHAGAFVSEICSRISSERERDEGYGKLFVRKDLTSESPSQLFVDTAVYSRNRVFRLALSSKAGKNAVLLPTRRFKCKDMCEEDMFMASLICNMDADCEKLLVCKMDLDCVKTLHFDTETTYYSRRFNTSQVNDAWTTYTIGKSPFPSLDNFVESIASVGSVSGKIRSWYWFSEYGLMVYSMSRNRYCERIGRQHKSNHVIYVIDLRRAAYYQKCHDPDCQGYRSPLRPIPINLIPDPSVFYDSAQVDHMGLSNDNLEHQSVKSDCGGVLLYNDDHDTDNFAKDSWWIEALEVADDIESKQKKMELSTMSNIDEDDNWWIAVERTASQAELMHL; this is encoded by the exons ATGTCATTGAACGCCATGGACGACGTGGATCGATTGTTTGAATGTTTCAAGTGTGGCATCTCTCCTCCTC AATCTGCCATAAGAATCAAAAAGAGATGCAAGACCAAATTGAAGCAAGCGAATGGAATACAGGAAGTATCACCAGCTTCTGGCACTCCATCACCGGGATCAACCGCGCAACCAAAGAAGAAGAATGCAACGAATGCACAACTCTCTGGGGAGAAA TTTGGTTCAACAACAGTAAAAGCAAACAACTTTGGCCATGGGAGGCAGATTTCTCCCATTGTGTTTTATGGCTCTCCACATGGTGTGCCTCCAAAAAGACCAATCAGTTTGTTGCGACTGCTGCATGAAATACGTATTGATCTTGCAGAACAACAAAATTCAAACTTGGG GAAGGAAGTATGGGCTACATTTCCAAGGCAGAATGAAGCAATGAACTTTGCAAAAGAGCATGGGAATATGCGTGTCTTTAGTTATCAAGATCACTATAAGGGACAAAGGAGGTTCCTTGTTTCAACATACCAGGAGTTCTGGAGGAG GTACAAAAGCATGGATTCCAAATTTCGCCACCATTATGAAGTGATTCAGGAG GGTTTACCATGCCACCTGTATTTTGATTTGGAGTtcagtaaaaaagaaaatgtagAAAGACATGGAGATGAAATGGTTGATCTCTTGATATCAGTCGTTCTAGAAGCATTATTTGAAAAGTATACCATTCAAGGAAACCTTGAGTGGATAGTGGAGCTCGATTCCTCCACTGCAG AAAAGTTCTCACGCCACTTGATCATCCGCATACCAAAGGCTGCTTTTAAGGACAACTCTCATGCTGGTGCATTTGTTTCAGAG ATATGCTCTCGGATCTCAAGTGAAAGGGAGAGAGATGAAGGATATGGAAAACTATTTGTAAGAAAAGATTTAACTTCTGAATCTCCAAGCCAACTTTTTGTAGACACTGCCGTCTATTCTAGAAATCGTGTCTTTCGTTTAGCTTTGTCATCCAAGGCAGGGAAGAATGCAGTTCTACTACCAACTAGGCGCTTCAAATGTAAGGACATG TGTGAAGAAGACATGTTCATGGCCTCCTTGATCTGCAATATGGATGCTGATTGTGAGAAGCTTTTAGTCTGCAAAATGGACTTGGATTGTGTGAAGACCTTGCATTTTGATACAGAG ACTACTTATTATTCTAGAAGGTTCAATACCTCTCAAGTAAATGATGCATGGACTACTTATACAATCGGAAAGTCGCCATTCCCATCTTTGGACAATTTTGTAGAATCTATTGCCTCTGTCGGAAGTGTATCAG GGAAAATCCGAAGCTGGTATTGGTTTTCAGAGTATGGATTGATGGTCTATAGCATGTCAAGGAATAGATACTGTGAACGAATTGGAAGACAGCATAAAAGCAATCATG TTATATATGTTATTGACCTGAGAAGGGCAGCTTATTATCAGAAATGTCATGATCCAGATTGCCAAG GTTACCGATCTCCTTTACGGCCAATCCCTATAAATTTGATCCCTGATCCTTCGGTTTTCTACGATTCAGCACAAGTGGATCATATGGGATTATCAAATGATAACCTTGAGCATCAATCTGTTAAAAGTGATTGTGGAGGTGTTCTGCTTTACAATGATGACCATGATACTGACAACTTTGCTAAGGATTCTTGGTGGATAGAAGCTTTGGAAGTTGCTGATGATATTGAAAGCAAACAGAAAAAGATGGAGCTTAGCACCATG AGCAACATTGATGAAGATGACAATTGGTGGATAGCTGTGGAAAGGACTGCTTCCCAAGCTGAGCTGATGCACTTGTAA
- the LOC110616962 gene encoding DNA-directed primase/polymerase protein isoform X5, with amino-acid sequence MSLNAMDDVDRLFECFKCGISPPQSAIRIKKRCKTKLKQANGIQEVSPASGTPSPGSTAQPKKKNATNAQLSGEKFGSTTVKANNFGHGRQISPIVFYGSPHGVPPKRPISLLRLLHEIRIDLAEQQNSNLGKEVWATFPRQNEAMNFAKEHGNMRVFSYQDHYKGQRRFLVSTYQEFWRRYKSMDSKFRHHYEVIQEGLPCHLYFDLEFSKKENVERHGDEMVDLLISVVLEALFEKYTIQGNLEWIVELDSSTAEKFSRHLIIRIPKAAFKDNSHAGAFVSEICSRISSERERDEGYGKLFVRKDLTSESPSQLFVDTAVYSRNRVFRLALSSKAGKNAVLLPTRRFKCKDMVMCEEDMFMASLICNMDADCEKLLVCKMDLDCVKTLHFDTETTYYSRRFNTSQVNDAWTTYTIGKSPFPSLDNFVESIASVGSVSGKIRSWYWFSEYGLMVYSMSRNRYCERIGRQHKSNHVIYVIDLRRAAYYQKCHDPDCQGYRSPLRPIPINLIPDPSVFYDSAQVDHMGLSNDNLEHQSVKSDCGGVLLYNDDHDTDNFAKDSWWIEALEVADDIESKQKKMELSTMPEQH; translated from the exons ATGTCATTGAACGCCATGGACGACGTGGATCGATTGTTTGAATGTTTCAAGTGTGGCATCTCTCCTCCTC AATCTGCCATAAGAATCAAAAAGAGATGCAAGACCAAATTGAAGCAAGCGAATGGAATACAGGAAGTATCACCAGCTTCTGGCACTCCATCACCGGGATCAACCGCGCAACCAAAGAAGAAGAATGCAACGAATGCACAACTCTCTGGGGAGAAA TTTGGTTCAACAACAGTAAAAGCAAACAACTTTGGCCATGGGAGGCAGATTTCTCCCATTGTGTTTTATGGCTCTCCACATGGTGTGCCTCCAAAAAGACCAATCAGTTTGTTGCGACTGCTGCATGAAATACGTATTGATCTTGCAGAACAACAAAATTCAAACTTGGG GAAGGAAGTATGGGCTACATTTCCAAGGCAGAATGAAGCAATGAACTTTGCAAAAGAGCATGGGAATATGCGTGTCTTTAGTTATCAAGATCACTATAAGGGACAAAGGAGGTTCCTTGTTTCAACATACCAGGAGTTCTGGAGGAG GTACAAAAGCATGGATTCCAAATTTCGCCACCATTATGAAGTGATTCAGGAG GGTTTACCATGCCACCTGTATTTTGATTTGGAGTtcagtaaaaaagaaaatgtagAAAGACATGGAGATGAAATGGTTGATCTCTTGATATCAGTCGTTCTAGAAGCATTATTTGAAAAGTATACCATTCAAGGAAACCTTGAGTGGATAGTGGAGCTCGATTCCTCCACTGCAG AAAAGTTCTCACGCCACTTGATCATCCGCATACCAAAGGCTGCTTTTAAGGACAACTCTCATGCTGGTGCATTTGTTTCAGAG ATATGCTCTCGGATCTCAAGTGAAAGGGAGAGAGATGAAGGATATGGAAAACTATTTGTAAGAAAAGATTTAACTTCTGAATCTCCAAGCCAACTTTTTGTAGACACTGCCGTCTATTCTAGAAATCGTGTCTTTCGTTTAGCTTTGTCATCCAAGGCAGGGAAGAATGCAGTTCTACTACCAACTAGGCGCTTCAAATGTAAGGACATGGTAATG TGTGAAGAAGACATGTTCATGGCCTCCTTGATCTGCAATATGGATGCTGATTGTGAGAAGCTTTTAGTCTGCAAAATGGACTTGGATTGTGTGAAGACCTTGCATTTTGATACAGAG ACTACTTATTATTCTAGAAGGTTCAATACCTCTCAAGTAAATGATGCATGGACTACTTATACAATCGGAAAGTCGCCATTCCCATCTTTGGACAATTTTGTAGAATCTATTGCCTCTGTCGGAAGTGTATCAG GGAAAATCCGAAGCTGGTATTGGTTTTCAGAGTATGGATTGATGGTCTATAGCATGTCAAGGAATAGATACTGTGAACGAATTGGAAGACAGCATAAAAGCAATCATG TTATATATGTTATTGACCTGAGAAGGGCAGCTTATTATCAGAAATGTCATGATCCAGATTGCCAAG GTTACCGATCTCCTTTACGGCCAATCCCTATAAATTTGATCCCTGATCCTTCGGTTTTCTACGATTCAGCACAAGTGGATCATATGGGATTATCAAATGATAACCTTGAGCATCAATCTGTTAAAAGTGATTGTGGAGGTGTTCTGCTTTACAATGATGACCATGATACTGACAACTTTGCTAAGGATTCTTGGTGGATAGAAGCTTTGGAAGTTGCTGATGATATTGAAAGCAAACAGAAAAAGATGGAGCTTAGCACCATG CCAGAGCAACATTGA
- the LOC110616962 gene encoding DNA-directed primase/polymerase protein isoform X3 has protein sequence MSLNAMDDVDRLFECFKCGISPPQSAIRIKKRCKTKLKQANGIQEVSPASGTPSPGSTAQPKKKNATNAQLSGEKFGSTTVKANNFGHGRQISPIVFYGSPHGVPPKRPISLLRLLHEIRIDLAEQQNSNLGKEVWATFPRQNEAMNFAKEHGNMRVFSYQDHYKGQRRFLVSTYQEFWRRYKSMDSKFRHHYEVIQEGLPCHLYFDLEFSKKENVERHGDEMVDLLISVVLEALFEKYTIQGNLEWIVELDSSTAEKFSRHLIIRIPKAAFKDNSHAGAFVSEICSRISSERERDEGYGKLFVRKDLTSESPSQLFVDTAVYSRNRVFRLALSSKAGKNAVLLPTRRFKCKDMVMCEEDMFMASLICNMDADCEKLLVCKMDLDCVKTLHFDTETTYYSRRFNTSQVNDAWTTYTIGKSPFPSLDNFVESIASVGSVSGKIRSWYWFSEYGLMVYSMSRNRYCERIGRQHKSNHVIYVIDLRRAAYYQKCHDPDCQGYRSPLRPIPINLIPDPSVFYDSAQVDHMGLSNDNLEHQSVKSDCGGVLLYNDDHDTDNFAKDSWWIEALEVADDIESKQKKMELSTMSNIDEDDNWWIAVERTASQAELMHL, from the exons ATGTCATTGAACGCCATGGACGACGTGGATCGATTGTTTGAATGTTTCAAGTGTGGCATCTCTCCTCCTC AATCTGCCATAAGAATCAAAAAGAGATGCAAGACCAAATTGAAGCAAGCGAATGGAATACAGGAAGTATCACCAGCTTCTGGCACTCCATCACCGGGATCAACCGCGCAACCAAAGAAGAAGAATGCAACGAATGCACAACTCTCTGGGGAGAAA TTTGGTTCAACAACAGTAAAAGCAAACAACTTTGGCCATGGGAGGCAGATTTCTCCCATTGTGTTTTATGGCTCTCCACATGGTGTGCCTCCAAAAAGACCAATCAGTTTGTTGCGACTGCTGCATGAAATACGTATTGATCTTGCAGAACAACAAAATTCAAACTTGGG GAAGGAAGTATGGGCTACATTTCCAAGGCAGAATGAAGCAATGAACTTTGCAAAAGAGCATGGGAATATGCGTGTCTTTAGTTATCAAGATCACTATAAGGGACAAAGGAGGTTCCTTGTTTCAACATACCAGGAGTTCTGGAGGAG GTACAAAAGCATGGATTCCAAATTTCGCCACCATTATGAAGTGATTCAGGAG GGTTTACCATGCCACCTGTATTTTGATTTGGAGTtcagtaaaaaagaaaatgtagAAAGACATGGAGATGAAATGGTTGATCTCTTGATATCAGTCGTTCTAGAAGCATTATTTGAAAAGTATACCATTCAAGGAAACCTTGAGTGGATAGTGGAGCTCGATTCCTCCACTGCAG AAAAGTTCTCACGCCACTTGATCATCCGCATACCAAAGGCTGCTTTTAAGGACAACTCTCATGCTGGTGCATTTGTTTCAGAG ATATGCTCTCGGATCTCAAGTGAAAGGGAGAGAGATGAAGGATATGGAAAACTATTTGTAAGAAAAGATTTAACTTCTGAATCTCCAAGCCAACTTTTTGTAGACACTGCCGTCTATTCTAGAAATCGTGTCTTTCGTTTAGCTTTGTCATCCAAGGCAGGGAAGAATGCAGTTCTACTACCAACTAGGCGCTTCAAATGTAAGGACATGGTAATG TGTGAAGAAGACATGTTCATGGCCTCCTTGATCTGCAATATGGATGCTGATTGTGAGAAGCTTTTAGTCTGCAAAATGGACTTGGATTGTGTGAAGACCTTGCATTTTGATACAGAG ACTACTTATTATTCTAGAAGGTTCAATACCTCTCAAGTAAATGATGCATGGACTACTTATACAATCGGAAAGTCGCCATTCCCATCTTTGGACAATTTTGTAGAATCTATTGCCTCTGTCGGAAGTGTATCAG GGAAAATCCGAAGCTGGTATTGGTTTTCAGAGTATGGATTGATGGTCTATAGCATGTCAAGGAATAGATACTGTGAACGAATTGGAAGACAGCATAAAAGCAATCATG TTATATATGTTATTGACCTGAGAAGGGCAGCTTATTATCAGAAATGTCATGATCCAGATTGCCAAG GTTACCGATCTCCTTTACGGCCAATCCCTATAAATTTGATCCCTGATCCTTCGGTTTTCTACGATTCAGCACAAGTGGATCATATGGGATTATCAAATGATAACCTTGAGCATCAATCTGTTAAAAGTGATTGTGGAGGTGTTCTGCTTTACAATGATGACCATGATACTGACAACTTTGCTAAGGATTCTTGGTGGATAGAAGCTTTGGAAGTTGCTGATGATATTGAAAGCAAACAGAAAAAGATGGAGCTTAGCACCATG AGCAACATTGATGAAGATGACAATTGGTGGATAGCTGTGGAAAGGACTGCTTCCCAAGCTGAGCTGATGCACTTGTAA